DNA sequence from the Manihot esculenta cultivar AM560-2 chromosome 11, M.esculenta_v8, whole genome shotgun sequence genome:
TCATCCCAGGCATACAATAATCTGTAATGATCAAATTTACTTCAACATCCTGATGATGATCTGAAGAAACAGAAGAAAGTATTGAATCTGTGTGTTCATCTTCATTCAAACCCAAGAACTCCAAGGCCTTAGTTACTGAATCGACTGCGGTAACTGTACAAGCAAATcacaatcaaaataaaaaatctaaaccaATTAAAACACAAAGGAAAAGATTCAGAGAAATCCCTGAAATTACATACCATGATAAGAAGAGGTTCTAAGGAGCCTTTCGATCAACTTTCTGTCAGTGAGACTATCATCAACAGCAAGAACATGGAACTGATGAGCCTCGGCGGCCATAATTAGAAGAAAGGCGTATGAAAGAAAAGAAGTGCAGGAGGAGAGAGCatgaagagaaagaagagaaggtAGGAGAGTTTTAAATGGGGAGGCATAGAGATACAAATCCTGCAAGAAATCTAGACAGTTTGGAAAGCAAGATCCGGCAGATATCATTCAGAATCGCCCGTATCTTCTaggttgattttttaattagacAGGAAGCAAAGGAGGACTCGTTtttcattataataataattaataattgaagATTTCTGATTGTATTCATGTTGACCCTTGGAGAACAGGTTGAGGCAACTGTTGGTTTTGTCCTTCAACTTGGCCTTTTCAATTGCTGCTAAGGCTACAGCAACTAATCCGGGACACGGTCTCATTCACAATCAAAATTTCTATTTGATTTGgttttattacaattaaaaattatcaaacTTTACATTGATTAAAATCAATGGATTATAGTATATTAGTCCATTTTCAGGTCAAAATAAGCAATaagaaaattca
Encoded proteins:
- the LOC110626544 gene encoding two-component response regulator ORR9, with translation MISAGSCFPNCLDFLQDLYLYASPFKTLLPSLLSLHALSSCTSFLSYAFLLIMAAEAHQFHVLAVDDSLTDRKLIERLLRTSSYHVTAVDSVTKALEFLGLNEDEHTDSILSSVSSDHHQDVEVNLIITDYCMPGMTGYDLLRKIKESKSFKDIPVVIMSSENVPSRINRCLEEGAGEFFLKPVQLSDVNKLRPHLMKGRAGEIHSPERTGTIYNGLEVV